From Crassaminicella indica, one genomic window encodes:
- a CDS encoding AEC family transporter, with product MIIADAVQSVLSIVIMIGVGYFLAHKGWLDDKASKLFSKLVVSVSLPALMFSNLMKNFNKDMLMESKLGIGIAFFTMFLAYGVSILIARLLKIPPNRRGLFQSMFALSNTIFIGLPVNLSLFGEKSVPMVLLYYIANTTTFWTIGVYNIRKDSGRNDQEGIFTLNTVKRIFSPPLMGFLVALIFILLKIMLPKFIINSCRSIGNLTTALSMFFIGIIIHEINIKDIRFDKNMIMLLIGRFIFCPLIVFSACYYFDVPLLMKKVFVIEAAMPVMTQSAIVAQAYEADYKYATVMVSVTTIASLIFIPFYTALLSL from the coding sequence TTGATAATAGCAGATGCTGTACAAAGTGTGTTGAGTATAGTGATTATGATTGGTGTAGGATATTTTTTAGCGCATAAAGGATGGTTAGATGATAAAGCTTCTAAATTATTTTCTAAGCTAGTAGTAAGTGTATCACTACCGGCATTGATGTTTTCAAATTTAATGAAGAATTTTAATAAGGACATGCTGATGGAATCAAAGCTTGGAATAGGGATAGCTTTTTTTACCATGTTTTTAGCTTATGGAGTGAGTATCCTCATAGCAAGGCTTTTGAAAATTCCTCCAAATAGGAGAGGATTATTTCAATCTATGTTTGCTTTATCAAATACGATTTTCATAGGACTTCCTGTAAATTTATCATTGTTTGGTGAAAAAAGTGTTCCAATGGTACTGCTTTATTATATTGCAAACACTACTACATTTTGGACTATTGGTGTGTATAATATTCGAAAGGATAGTGGAAGAAATGATCAAGAAGGGATTTTTACACTAAATACAGTTAAGCGAATTTTTTCTCCACCACTGATGGGTTTTTTAGTAGCACTTATTTTTATATTATTAAAAATAATGTTGCCGAAGTTTATTATAAACAGCTGTAGGTCTATAGGAAATCTTACTACAGCACTTTCTATGTTTTTTATAGGAATAATTATTCATGAAATCAATATAAAGGATATTCGATTTGATAAAAATATGATTATGCTTTTGATTGGAAGGTTTATATTTTGCCCATTGATCGTTTTTTCAGCTTGCTATTATTTTGATGTACCTCTATTAATGAAAAAGGTATTTGTTATAGAAGCTGCTATGCCAGTAATGACTCAAAGTGCAATCGTGGCGCAGGCATATGAAGCAGATTATAAGTATGCAACAGTGATGGTTAGTGTGACTACTATTGCAAGTTTAATTTTTATTCCTTTTTATACAGCGTTATTAAGTTTATAA